Within Amycolatopsis sp. FDAARGOS 1241, the genomic segment CCGCACGACGGCCACGAGTACAACGACGCGACGGTGCGCGCGATCGGCGTCGCCGCCGGAGCGGCCATTCGCGCGGCGGCGAACGAAGGGGTGGTGGCGCTGGGGCTGCCGCTGCTGGGCACCGGCAACCAGGGGGTTCCCGTGATCCGCCGGTTCTCTTGCGTGCTGCCTTCGGCGGTGTGCAGCAAGGCCGTCGTGGCAGTGAGCTTCTTCGTGCCGGCGGCGAGGTAGGGCCGGAATCGCTGCGAGACAACGTGGTTGTTGGTGGACACGGACACCGGGCGGGCCCGCAGCTTCGTCGGTGCGCAGGCGCATGATTGCCAGGTCCGGGCGGACGGCGCCGCGCAGGAGGCCGGGGACGAGGGTGGTGCCGAGACGACCCGCGACGAGGCCGAGTTTGGTGGTCCACTCCTGCACGACGTAGCGCACGTCGCCTTCCACCGAGACTTCGGCGGCGTTGAACTGTCGTTCTCGGACGGTCTCTCCGCCCACCTCCGCGCAGGCGACCTCGACGTCGCCCTCCTCACCGGCTCGTTCCCCGAGGCGACGCGCCTGCTCGACGACCCCATGTTCGTCGCCCTGCCCCGCGACCACCGCTTGGCGGCCCGCCGCGTCGTCCGTCGCACCAAACTAGCTCTCGTCGGGCACGAGGACGGCGCCGCGGTGGGGAAGGCGCCGGTGCGCAGGTGGCCGCCGTCCAGATCGCGCAGGGCGGTGATCTGGCGGCGGGCGATGTCGAGGCAGTCGAGGACGGTCTCGGCGTGGCCGAGCAAGGCGAGACCTTCTTCGGTGAGCCGCGCGTGGGCTTTGCGGTCGGAGAGGGTGGCGCCGAGTTCGTCTTCGAGCATGGCGACCTGGCGTGAGACGGCGGACTGCGTGTAGCGCTAGAACTTCGCGGCGGCGGTGAACGAGCCGAGTGTGGTCACTTCGCGGAAGACCGGGCCGTGGCCATCGCCATGATCGTAGCTCATCGACGGTATGCGGATCATTCGCTTGTCGCATGCCTGGCGGGTGCTTGCCGTCGATCTTGTGGCGGTTACCTTCCACGACCCGGAGACCGCGCCGCCTCCCGCCGAGGCCTTCTCGAACGTCGCGGAGATCCCGCTGGCGGCCAGAAGCTCTCGTGCTCACCGGCCAGGTCGCTCTGGACCACGACGGCAAGATCGTCAACAACAACATGGGCGCACGGACCAGACAGCTCTTCGAGATCATCTTCGCGCTCCTCGCCGACCGCTGCGCGACCTTCGCCGACTTCGTCAACATCCACACCTACCTCTCCGACCTCTCGCGCCTGCCCGAACACGCCGCCGTGCGCCTGAGCTACTTCGGCGAATCCCGCCCGACCAGCATGATGGTCGAGGTCTCACGCCTGTTCAAACCCGGTGCCCTGCTGGAAATCGGCATTGCGGCGGTCATCTGAACGTGAGCGGGTTCGTGTTCGCAGGCGGCGCGGACCGGGAACCGGCTTAGAATCGCGCTTCGTGGAGCTGGAGTTCGTACGGACGTTCGTCGCCGTGGTGGACGAGGGGCGGTTCCAGGAGGCGGCGGCCGAGCTGGGGGTGTCGCAGCAGGCGGTGTCGAAGCGGGTCGTGGCGTTGGAGCGGGAGCTCGGGGTGCGGCTGTTCACGCGGACGGCGCGCGGCGCGGCCCTGACCGACGACGGGGTGGCGTTCCTGCCGCACGCGCGGGAGCTGCTGGCCGCCGGGGAGCGCGCGGTGGCGGCGGTGCGGCCGGGCCGGCGGCCGTTGCGCGTGGACGTGCTGAACCGGCGCATCAAGGTCGCCGAGCTGGTGCGGCAGTTCCACCTCGCCTGCCCCGACGTGCAGCTCGACATCATGACGCTGGGCCCGGACACCGCGGCCACCGTGGCGGCGATCGCGGAGGGTGGCGTCGACGCGACGTTCCGGGCGGTGCCCGCGGGTGAGCTGCCCGGCGGTGTCGTGAGCACGTGGGTGTACGACGAGCCGCACGAGCTGCTCGTCGGGCCGCGCCACGCCCTCGCGGACCACACCGACGTGTCGCTGCACGAGCTGGCCGAACACCGCGTCTGGATGCCGGACATGTCACCCGCCACCGAGTGGGGCGGGTACTACCGCGAGCTGGCCGCCGAGTTCGGGCTCACGATCGACGTCGACGGGCCGAACTTCGGCAACGAGGCCATGCTCGACGAGATCGCCGCGTCGGCCGAGCTCGCCACGTTCGTCGGCGAGGGCTCGCGTTACTTCTGGCCCGAGCACTACGACCTGCGCCGCATCCCCGTCGTCGATCCGGCGCCGCTGTACCCGCACTTCCTGGTGTGGCGCCGGAAGCACCCGCACCCAGCGCTCGCGCTGCTGCGTGAGCACCTCGTGCCGGACCGGGATTCGCGCCGGACGCGGGGCGTGTGGCTGCCCGGCTGGGGTCAGACCGGGATCCGCGCCGACTCGCCGGGCGTGTCGGCGCCGTAGCGGGCGAGGTCGGCGTCGAGGTCGAGCGGACCGTTGTGGGCGCGGTCCGCGTCGGTGATCAGCGACTGCGGGACGAGCCAGCAGATCTCCGACTCGATGCCGTCCGGGTCCTTCGCGTACAGCGCTTTGGTCGTGCCGTGATCGGTGGCGCCGACGAGCGCGCCGGCCGCGGTCAGCGCCTCGCGGCACGTGCGCAGGTCCGCGAGCGTCGGGACCTCCCACGCCAGGTGGTACAGGCCGACGGCGCCGTGGCCCGCGGGGCTGTCGGCCGCGTCGCCGATCGCGAACAGGCCCAGGTCGTGGTCGTTGCGGGATTCCGGCGCCTGCAGGAAGACCGCGCGCTCCGACGTGTGCACCGCGCGGAACCCCAGCACGTCGACGTAGAACGCGCTGCTGCGCGCGGCGTCGCGCACCCACAGTACGGCGTGGTTCAGACCGCGGATCGGCATCGGCGTTCCTTCCGGAGTTCAGGGCAGTGCGAACGCGGAACCGCCGTCGTGCCACCACTTCCGGTAGAACCGCGAACCCTCGACCAGCGCGAGGTAGCCGCTCTCGATCTTGGCACACACGTCGTCCACGAGCGAAGCGAGCGGGGAATCCGTGCGCCACGCGAGAACCAGCTCGCGGTGCAGCGGGGTGCCGGCGAGCGAGAGCGTCGCGATGCCGGTGCGGTCGGTGCCGATGGGGTAGAGCAGGCAGATCGCGCGGCCTTCGGCGGTGAGCGCGAACGCGACGTGCGCTTCGTTCGTCAGGTGCGTGATGTGCTGGTCGAAGCCCGCGACCGCGCACGTGCGGGCGAAGAACTCGTTCATCCCGCTGTCGTCGGGGTCGGGCATCACCCACTTCTCGTCCGCGAGCTCGGCCAGGTCGACCTCGTCGCGTTCGGCCAGCGCGTGGTGCTCGGAAACGCCGATGAACAACGGTTCCCTCAGCAGCAGCCGGTGTTCGACGCCGTCCTGCGGCAGCAGTGGGAACCCGGGGAAGCAGCGCATCACGGCGACGTCGAGCTCGCCCGAGCGCAGCAACGCCCTCAGCGCACCGGTTTCCCGGATCGTGCGGCTCGTGACTTCGCGCCGCGGCAGCATCGCCGTGAGGGTGTTGACGAGCAGGCTGAACTGCTGCGCCGGAATTCCGCCGACGCGCACGGGTGCGCCGGCTTCGTGCTGAGCGTTGAGCCGCGCGGTGCGTTGCAGCGCGTCGAAGCCGTGGAGCAGTTTCTGGGCGTCGCGCACCAATTCCGTGCCGGTGTGCGTCGGCAGCACGCCTTCGACCGAACGGACGAACAGCGGTCCGCCGAGGAACTGCTCGATCCGCTTGAGCTGCGTGGTCACCGCCGGCTGCGTGAGGTGCAGCCGCGCAGCGGCTCTGCGCAGGCTCCCGGCCTCGGCGATCGCGACCACGAGCTCGAGGTGCCGGATTTCCAGGCGCATGCCCGAAATATTATCGCTGGATGCAATAGGGCCGATCCCGTGATGATCATGGCCTGGCCGCATCCGCGCTGGTTACGGTGCCTCGCGTGAGATCCTTGGTCCCCGTTCCGCTCATCGGGAAGACGGCCCTTTCCGCGCTGTTCTCCGACGAAGTGCTGCAACGTTTCCTCGACGCGGCCGCCGTTGAATACGCTTTCATCAAGCCCGACGAACCGAGACCCTGTTTCGCCGTGCTGCTCGGCACGTTCGCCGAAGACGCGCTGCTCGTTTCGGACCTTGCGTTCGGCCGCAACGCGCGGACCACGGACCCGAGCGCGCGCGAGGAGTTCGCGACGACGATCGTGCCGCGCTTCGGCTCCGCGTATGAGAACTCGGTGCGCGCCTGGTGGCTCGACCCGGCGGATCTGCTGCGCATCACCCGGGACGCCGGCGCTCGCGGCCTCGACGTGCTCGGCTCCGTCCACCTGCACCCCGACTGGCACCGGCTCGGGCCGGAGTGCGAACGCGGTCGTCCGCTCAGCGATCGGCCGACGCCGATGGACGCATACGTGTTCCGCAGCAGCGGCTGGCCGCTCAATGTCGTCTGCTACCTCGAACGCCGGCACGGCGGCTTCTACTACTCGCTGGCCGCCTGGGACGGCGAGTGCGAGCCCCTGCCACTGAGGGTGCTGGTGCGGACATGACCGGCGACTCGATCCGCGCGTTATGGCGCACCATGGCCGACGGCTGGGCCAGCGGTGACGCGGCGCAGTTCGCGTCCGTCTTCGCCGAGGACGTCGACTTCGTGAACGTCCGCGGTGAGGCGCTCGTCGGCCGCCGCGCCGTCGAAACGGGGCACGCGCAGCTGTTCGCGACGGCGTACCGCGACACGACGCTTTCCACGGAAGTCACGTTGATCCGCCGCCTGACAGCGGAATTGTCGCTCGTGCACGCGACGTCGGAGATCGCACCCGCCGGCGTGAAGACGCACGCGCAGGCCGTCGTCCGCCACGCCGGCGAACTCACGAT encodes:
- a CDS encoding LysR family transcriptional regulator, with the protein product MELEFVRTFVAVVDEGRFQEAAAELGVSQQAVSKRVVALERELGVRLFTRTARGAALTDDGVAFLPHARELLAAGERAVAAVRPGRRPLRVDVLNRRIKVAELVRQFHLACPDVQLDIMTLGPDTAATVAAIAEGGVDATFRAVPAGELPGGVVSTWVYDEPHELLVGPRHALADHTDVSLHELAEHRVWMPDMSPATEWGGYYRELAAEFGLTIDVDGPNFGNEAMLDEIAASAELATFVGEGSRYFWPEHYDLRRIPVVDPAPLYPHFLVWRRKHPHPALALLREHLVPDRDSRRTRGVWLPGWGQTGIRADSPGVSAP
- a CDS encoding SgcJ/EcaC family oxidoreductase — protein: MTGDSIRALWRTMADGWASGDAAQFASVFAEDVDFVNVRGEALVGRRAVETGHAQLFATAYRDTTLSTEVTLIRRLTAELSLVHATSEIAPAGVKTHAQAVVRHAGELTIAAFHNMIPKGPTA
- a CDS encoding LysR family transcriptional regulator, which produces MRLEIRHLELVVAIAEAGSLRRAAARLHLTQPAVTTQLKRIEQFLGGPLFVRSVEGVLPTHTGTELVRDAQKLLHGFDALQRTARLNAQHEAGAPVRVGGIPAQQFSLLVNTLTAMLPRREVTSRTIRETGALRALLRSGELDVAVMRCFPGFPLLPQDGVEHRLLLREPLFIGVSEHHALAERDEVDLAELADEKWVMPDPDDSGMNEFFARTCAVAGFDQHITHLTNEAHVAFALTAEGRAICLLYPIGTDRTGIATLSLAGTPLHRELVLAWRTDSPLASLVDDVCAKIESGYLALVEGSRFYRKWWHDGGSAFALP
- a CDS encoding VOC family protein, with the protein product MPIRGLNHAVLWVRDAARSSAFYVDVLGFRAVHTSERAVFLQAPESRNDHDLGLFAIGDAADSPAGHGAVGLYHLAWEVPTLADLRTCREALTAAGALVGATDHGTTKALYAKDPDGIESEICWLVPQSLITDADRAHNGPLDLDADLARYGADTPGESARIPV
- a CDS encoding RidA family protein; its protein translation is MLTGQVALDHDGKIVNNNMGARTRQLFEIIFALLADRCATFADFVNIHTYLSDLSRLPEHAAVRLSYFGESRPTSMMVEVSRLFKPGALLEIGIAAVI